The following are encoded in a window of Urocitellus parryii isolate mUroPar1 chromosome 7, mUroPar1.hap1, whole genome shotgun sequence genomic DNA:
- the Hexd gene encoding LOW QUALITY PROTEIN: hexosaminidase D (The sequence of the model RefSeq protein was modified relative to this genomic sequence to represent the inferred CDS: inserted 1 base in 1 codon), giving the protein MACPAQVAAVTCPPLASTLGVAKEGLQTQGPIVGAHTLSEMSGPTPFKMRFVHLDLKGAPPRVSYFSEIFPLFHALGANGLLIEYEDMFPYEGRLRLLRATHAYSPSEVTEILRLARLSELEVVPLVQTFGHMEFVLKHAAFAHLREVAPFPNTLNPHEAESLALVGAMIDQVLELHRGARWLHVGCDEVYYLGEGEASRRWLQQEQNSQAKLCLSHMRAVASHVLARHPGITPLVWDDMLRDIPQDQLTASGVPQLVEPVLWDYGADLDIHSKVLLMEKYRECGFPRLWAASAFKGATGASQALPHIEHHLRNHAQWLQVAGSGPADMLQGIILTGWQRYDHFSVLCELLPVGIPSLAACLQLLLHGGFTEHVRLRVENLLGLPSLEAAAIPSEGTGSFPGSDIHALVTQVSFYLRSSVDALLERNRYVTGWFSPYHRRRKLIHPVMVQHIQPEVLSLLGRWSALVQQLETALQLAFYPDAVEEWLEENVRPSMQQLQDLLQDLSEAAXHRPLPTSPGWDAGGDCRGAGSTGGLRAPATG; this is encoded by the exons ATGGCCTGCCCTGCCCAGGTGGCTGCAGTGACCTGCCCTCCCCTGGCCAGTACCCTCGGGGTGGCCAAG GAAGGCCTCCAGACACAAGGTCCTATTGTAGGAGCACACACACTTTCTGAGATGTCGGGTCCCACACCCTTTAAGATGAGATTCGTGCATCTGGACCTCAAAGGAGCTCCGCCCAGGGTCTCCTACTTCTCAGAG ATCTTTCCTCTGTTCCACGCGCTTGGGGCAAATGGCCTCCTCATTGAGTATGAAGACATGTTTCCCTACGAGGGCCGCCTGAGGCTGCTGAGGGCCACGCATGCATACAG TCCCTCTGAAGTCACAGAGATCTTGCGCCTGGCCAGGCTCAGCGAGCTGGAGGTGGTCCCCTTGGTGCAGACGTTCGGACACATGGAG TTTGTGCTGAAGCACGCGGCCTTTGCCCACCTCCGGGAAGTGGCGCCTTTCCCCAACACCCTGAACCCCCACGAGGCGGAGTCCCTGGCGCTCGTGGGAGCCATGATCGACCAGGTCCTGGAGCTGCACAGAGGTGCCCGATGGCTCCATGTCGGGTGTGATGAG GTCTACTACCTGGGTGAGGGGGAGGCCTCAAGACGGTGGCTGCAGCAGGAGCAGAACAGCCAGGCAAAACTCTGTCTGTCCCACATGCGGGCGGTGGCCAGCCACGTGCTGGCCCGACACCCCGGCATCACTCCCCTGGTGTGGGATGACATGCTACGGGACATACCCCAGGACCAGCTCACAG CATCCGGGGTGCCGCAGCTGGTGGAGCCTGTACTCTGGGACTACGGGGCTGACCTGGACATCCACAGTAAGG TCCTCCTCATGGAGAAGTACCGGGAGTGCGGCTTCCCACGGCTGTGGGCTGCCAGTGCCTTCAAGGGGGCCACAGGGGccagccaggccctgccccaCATCGAGCACCACCTCAGGAACCATGCGCAGTGGCTGCAGGTGGCGGGCAGTGGGCCAGCGGACATGCTGCAGGGCATCATCCTGACTGGATGGCAGAG GTACGACCACTTCTCCGTGCTGTGTGAGCTGCTGCCTGTGGGGATCCCCTCCCTGGCTGCCTGTCTGCAGTTGCTGCTCCATG GAGGATTCACTGAGCACGTGAGACTGAGGGTGGAGAACCTCCTCGGGCTTCCCAGCCTGGAAGCAGCAGCTATCCCGAG TGAGGGGACCGGCTCCTTCCCTGGCAGTGACATTCATGCCCTCGTCACTCAAGTCAGCTTCTACCTGCGCAGTTCTGTGGACGCACTGCTAGAGAGGAACAG GTACGTCACTGGCTGGTTCAGCCCCTACCATCGCAGGCGGAAGCTCATCCACCCGGTCATGGTCCAGCACATCCAGCCTGAGGTGCTCAG cctcctgggcaggtGGAGTGCCCTGGTGCAGCAGCTGGAGACAGCCCTGCAGCTCGCCTTCTACCCAGACGCTGTGGAGGAGTGGTTGGAGGAGAACGTGCGCCCAAGCATGCAGCAACTGCAGGACCTACTACAGGACCTCAGTGAGGCGG ACCACCGGCCCCTGCCCACCAGCCCTGGCTGGGACGCTGGTGGGGACTGCCGAGGGGCAGGGTCCACAGGAGGGCTGAGGGCCCCTGCCACAGGCTAA